In Acaryochloris marina S15, a single genomic region encodes these proteins:
- a CDS encoding DUF3122 domain-containing protein, with protein sequence MMLRRLVAVLLLLLSLNIFPLPAQAETHLYQEKPGQVTLRSQQSLQDQAQRSWQTILFKRYIDNQLEGIFLRLVGFPGQVEVAPEQPLQFSIADQFRWQSQPAMDGTTLMLPDNVGQYDVQPLLENLDNDTRLVLEIPLVSGVPANLVAPPAVIHEWREVTQFSPHS encoded by the coding sequence ATGATGCTTCGCCGTCTAGTGGCCGTATTGCTATTGCTGCTGAGTCTGAATATATTTCCCCTGCCAGCCCAGGCTGAAACCCATCTCTACCAGGAGAAACCAGGGCAAGTGACGTTGCGATCGCAACAGAGTCTCCAAGACCAGGCCCAACGCAGTTGGCAAACCATCCTCTTTAAGCGCTATATCGACAACCAGCTCGAAGGAATATTCTTGCGTCTCGTGGGATTTCCTGGGCAAGTTGAAGTGGCTCCTGAGCAACCCTTGCAATTTAGCATCGCCGACCAATTTCGTTGGCAGTCTCAACCCGCCATGGATGGGACCACATTGATGCTTCCAGATAACGTCGGTCAGTACGACGTCCAGCCCCTGCTTGAAAATCTAGATAACGATACTCGCCTCGTCTTAGAAATTCCTCTAGTGAGTGGTGTACCTGCCAACCTTGTCGCCCCTCCTGCAGTAATTCATGAATGGCGAGAAGTGACTCAGTTTTCTCCTCACAGCTAA
- the gmk gene encoding guanylate kinase: MTKTGKLIVLTGPSGVGKGTLLQRLLQACPDLYLAVSATTRSPREGEVDGKHYYFLTKDQFQTRIDQNQLLEWAEYAGNFYGTLREPVMREIAQGQKVILEIELVGARQIREKVAEACQIFVSPPSVADLEARIRGRGQDSEAAITRRLDQAKIELAAADEFDFQLVNDDLDSALQTLKSKVLSL, from the coding sequence ATGACAAAAACGGGTAAGCTGATCGTCCTGACCGGACCCAGTGGTGTTGGCAAAGGCACCCTACTACAGCGGCTCTTGCAAGCCTGCCCAGACTTATATCTTGCGGTTTCAGCCACGACCCGTTCCCCCCGAGAGGGAGAAGTAGATGGCAAGCATTATTATTTTTTGACCAAAGATCAATTTCAAACCCGAATTGATCAAAATCAGCTCTTGGAATGGGCCGAATATGCGGGAAATTTCTACGGAACGTTACGGGAACCCGTAATGCGGGAAATTGCCCAGGGGCAGAAAGTTATTTTAGAAATTGAATTAGTTGGGGCTCGTCAAATCCGAGAGAAGGTTGCTGAGGCCTGTCAGATCTTTGTTAGTCCCCCCTCTGTGGCCGATTTAGAAGCTCGCATTCGAGGGCGAGGCCAAGATTCGGAGGCCGCCATTACCCGTCGTTTAGACCAAGCCAAAATCGAACTGGCCGCAGCCGATGAATTTGATTTTCAGCTGGTCAACGATGACCTAGACTCAGCGTTGCAAACCCTTAAATCTAAGGTGTTGTCGTTATGA